The Bacteroidota bacterium genome includes the window TGGGCGATTACCAGCCTCTTCTCGAGCCTCAGCACGGGCACGCACGTCCTGACGGCCCGCCGCCACGGCGAAGGAAACGATCTCGCGGCCGGCGAGGTTCTCAACAACTCGCTCGTCGTCTGCGCGATTCTTGGGGTTGTGTTCGGCGGACTCGGGCACTTCTTCTCCCACGCGATCATAGACTTCTTCTCGAAGAATGATGCGGTGACGGAAGCGGGCGCCGGGTACATGCGGTATCAGTTTCTGGGTCTCCCTTTTTTCCTGCTCATCGTTTCCTACCGGGGATTTTTCAACGGCATCGGACATACGAAGATTTTCATGTTCTCGGCCATCATCATCAACGTGTTCAACATCATCTTCAACTATATTTTCATCTTCGGAAAGCTGGGCTTTCCCCGGATGGAGCTCGCGGGCGCGGGCCTCGGGTCCGCGGCGAGCATGGTCCTCGGCTGGCTGTTCTTTTTGGGCGTAACTTTTGCCCCGAAATATCGAAAACAATATAAGTACTTCTCTCATTTCTCGATCTCAAGGGATGTTATTGCGCAAATCGTCAAAATCTCCGTGCCGGTTTCCCTGCAGAACATCCTTATCCTGCTCGGCTTCCTGGTGTTTGTCGCTATCACCGGAATCATCGGGACGGTCGACCAGGCCGCAAGCCAGGTGGTCATCTCCGGGCTCTTCATCTCTCTGATGCCCTGTTTCGGGTTCGGGATCGCGGGACAGACCCTCGTCGGCCAGTCGATCGGCAAGGGAGACGAAAAGCTCGCCCATGCCTACGGCTATGAGACCGCCAAGCTCACGACCATACTCACCATCGCGATCGGGATCATCTTCGTTTTGGTCCCGGACGCGGTGCTTTTGATCATCACGAACAACGACGGCGTGATCGAAGTGGCCCGTCCGATCCTGCAAATCGCAGGCGTGGCGCAGGTGTTCTACGGCGCCGGAATCATTTTCGCGAACGCTCTCCAGGCGGGCGGATCCACCGTGTTCGTCATGGGTGTCGAGATCGTGACGCACTGGCTGATCTTCCTCCCCCTCACGTATGTCTTCGGCGTGACCCTGCATGGAGGGGTGAAGGGAGCCTGGTTGGCCCTTCCGGTCTACGTCCTTGCCTATACTTCCATGAACTTCCTCAAATTCCGGTCGGTCGGCTGGTTGAGAAACAAGATCTGAACGGCATGGAACTTCCCACCCTCAAAAGGAAACTCAAGAAAGCGGCTCTGCTCTCGATTTGCGCCGTGCTCTTCGGCGCGGTCTTCGTCGTCGATGTCGTCAACTGGAGCGTGGACATCGAGTGGGGGTGGCTGAACGCCGCGCGCCACATCTTCATGGCGGGCGCGTTCGTCGCGCTCTATTTTCTCCTTGAATCTCTCTGGAAACGGGAGCAGAGCGCGGTCAAAAAGCTCGGCTTCGGACTCATCCTGGTCGTCCCGGTCGGCCTCGGCGTCGGCCTTCTCTCGTTCGCGTTGTCCAACTCCTTCGAGGTCAAAAACGAGGCGCTGATTCCGACCGGCTTCGACGCGGTGATCTTCGCAAACGTGTTCGGTGTCGTGGTCGGTTCGACGATGCTGATCGTCGGTCTCATCCTGCGCGACCTCATTCTGGCGCGGCGAAGGAAGGGAAGCCGGAGGAACTTCCTGATCCTCCTGGGCCTTCTGCTCGCATGCGCGCTCTCCACGCTGCCGTACGGCCAATTGGAGCGCGGGGAGCTGCCGATGGGCATCTTTGTCCTGGCCATCATCGCAATGATCGTGAATTCATTCCGGCTTTCCTGGATCGTCTATCTCTCGAAGAGGGAAAAACTCTTCAGCATGGGCTACGGGTTCATCCTGTTCTGCGCGTTTATCGCGTTCGCCATCGCGGCTTTCGGGGAGGGGTCGATCAGCACGGCTCTGACGTTCTATTCCCGCCCGCTCGTAGCGCTGGTACGGGGAGTCACGCTGTGGGGAGCCATCTATTTCGGGATGACCTTCGCAAGCACTCTCTTCCATCTTCCGACGGCGGAGGCGTTCGACCGGAAAAGCACCGAAGTCTCCTCCCTGCATAACCTGAGCAAGCTCGTCACCCAGGTATTCGATTTCAACGACCTCGTCGATTCGGTCACCAAGATGACGCTCGAAGTGTGCGAAGCGAAAAGCTCCTGGCTCGAGATCATCAATCTCACCCAGGGGCAACCCGCCCCCCGGGGGCCGTTCGGAGGGGCGCATTCGAACCATCTGGGTGAAACCGTTGCTCTCAAGAATATCTCGCGCGAGGATACCGACGCGATCATGATGTCGGAGGGGCAGTCGATCCGCAAACTCGTCCTGAACCTCCGGAAGCCGGTCGTGATCGACAGCGTCCGGCAGGACCGGCGGACGCAGCACCTCAAGGACCTGAACAATAAATTCAGCTCGATGGTGATCGTTCCCCTGCTCTCTCACGAAACCGTTCTGGGGATCCTCTACGCGACCAAGGATATGGAGTTCGGGTTCGACAAGGAGGACGTGGAGCTGATCTCCGCGTTCGCCGATCAGGCGACGATTGCGATCGAGAATTCACGGCTCATCGAGAAGTCCCTGGAACGGGAGCGGCTGATGCGGGAAATGATGCTTGCGCAGGACATGCAGCGAAAGCTGCTTCCCCAGTCGATTCCCGGGCTCGTGCAGGTGGACCTCGACGCCCTTTCGACCCCTGCGTTTGAAGTGGGGGGTGATTACTACGACTTTGCCATGCTGGACGACCACAACCTGGGGATCCTGGTGGGCGACGTGTCGGGAAAGGGAGTCTCCGCCGCCTTCTATATGGCGGAGATGAAGGGGATCTTCCAGTCGCTCTGCAGGATCGAGCGCTCGCCGGCGAAGTTCCTGGCAAGCGCGCAGGAGGCCCTGATCGGTACGATCGACAAGCGTTCCTTTATCAGCCTGATCTATGCGGTGCTCGACCTGCGGAGCGGCGTGATGACGGTCGCCAGGGCAGGTCATTGCCCGATGCTGTTCCGCTCGGGAGGAAAGACCTCGTACATCAAGCCGACGGGGCTCGGGCTCGGGATGGGCACCAGCATGTTCTTCAAAAAGACCATCGCCGAAGAAACGGTCCGTTTCTCGGTCGGAGATTATGCGGTCTTTTATACGGACGGAGTGACGGAGGCGCGGCCGAAAAACGGGGACGAATTCGGATACGAGCGGCTCGAGGAAGTCATCCAGACCGCCGATGTGACTTCGGCGGTGGGGATGCGGGACTCGATCGTGATGGCAGTCGACACACACATGCAACATGAACCGCCCGAGGATGATCTCACCCTCGTGGTGTTACGGTGGACAGGAAAATCAAACTAACTACATCTCTCACAGGAGGGCAGCATGAGTACGTTTAAAATCAATGTTCGGGAGTCGTCAAACGTTCAGGTTCTCGACCTCAAGGGGTACCTGGACGCGCACACGGCGCCCGATCTCGAAAAGGCCTTCCAGGACCTTCTGGATGGAAAAAAATATAAAATCATCGTGAACTGCAAGGATCTGACCTATATCAGCAGCGCCGGACTGGGTGTGTTCATGGCCTACATCGAGGACGTCAGGAAGAATCAGGGGGACATCAAACTGTCGAACATGTCTCCCAAGGTCTTCAATGTGTTCGATCTGCTCGGGTTTCCGCTCCTGTACGACATCACAAAGGATGAGGCGGAGGCAGTCCAGAAATTCACGAGCCTGAAGAAATGATCTCAGGACCATCCTCTGCGCACAAGCGGTAAACGGGCATCCATGAACGTGAAAACCGAACACCTCCATATCCCGAGCCAGACGGGGAAACTGAACCTCGTCAGGAACTTCATCTTCGAAGCCGCCCTTCGGTTCGGGTTCGACGAGGAAGCCGCCGGAAAGATCATGCTTGCCGTCGACGAGGCCTGCACGAATGTGATCAAGCACTCGTACGAATTCTCCACGACGAAAGGAATCGATCTCGAGATTCTGGCCCACGACACCCGGTTCGAGGTCGTCATCATCCACAAGGGAAAGCCCTTCGATCCGGAATCCGTCAAGACGCCCGACATGAAGAAGTATTTCAGCCAGTTCCGCCGGGGAGGCCTCGGCATGCATCTCATGCGCTCCCTGATGGACAAGGTGGAATACAAAACGCTCCCCGGCAGCCGGAACGAAGTCCACCTCGTCAAATTCCTGTCCGGTAATTCGAACCACTGACCGGCGGGATCACGATGCCGAAGTCGCGAAAATCAGCTCCACCCGAATCCGAGCGTACCCGGCAGGGAAGCGGACTCGACCTTTCCGCGCTGTTCGAATTCAGCACGGTCGTCAGTTCCTCCCTCGACCTGAAGTTTATCCTCGGCCATTTCCTTCTCACCCTCATGAGCAAGCTCCTCTCGTCCCGGGGGGTCATCATGCTCCGCAAGGACGGCCATCTCTTCGCAGTGGAGCAGGTCAAGGGCCTGCCGCAGGAAATGGTCGGGCAGGAGCTCGCTCTTCAACGCGTCCCCAACCGGCCCATCTATCCTGAAGAGGAAAATGCCGCAAAGATGCCCTGGCTGACCTACCTTATGGACCACCATATCGATCTTGCCGTTCCCCTCATCTCGCAGGGCAAATGCCTGGGGATCGCGGGCTTCGGGCGCGGCATGGGGAGGAAGAAACTCAACCCGAAGGAAAAGACGTATGTGAAGGCGCTGACGAACAGTGCGGCCGCCGCGATCGAGAAGGGGGTCATGATCACCGAGCTGAGCCAGGTGAACCGCCGGCTTGACCGGAAGGTGCAGGAACTGAACACCCTTTTTGAGCTGAGCAAAGAATTTAATTCGGTCCTCGACGCGGACCGGCTGACGCGGTTGCTGATGTTTTCCATCATGGGGC containing:
- a CDS encoding MATE family efflux transporter, which encodes MTALAGMRLGLNRQLSREVLSLATPAVAGLSFQMVVSIVNTAMVGRLEDTQVQLAALGLGFLGTWAITSLFSSLSTGTHVLTARRHGEGNDLAAGEVLNNSLVVCAILGVVFGGLGHFFSHAIIDFFSKNDAVTEAGAGYMRYQFLGLPFFLLIVSYRGFFNGIGHTKIFMFSAIIINVFNIIFNYIFIFGKLGFPRMELAGAGLGSAASMVLGWLFFLGVTFAPKYRKQYKYFSHFSISRDVIAQIVKISVPVSLQNILILLGFLVFVAITGIIGTVDQAASQVVISGLFISLMPCFGFGIAGQTLVGQSIGKGDEKLAHAYGYETAKLTTILTIAIGIIFVLVPDAVLLIITNNDGVIEVARPILQIAGVAQVFYGAGIIFANALQAGGSTVFVMGVEIVTHWLIFLPLTYVFGVTLHGGVKGAWLALPVYVLAYTSMNFLKFRSVGWLRNKI
- a CDS encoding PP2C family protein-serine/threonine phosphatase, encoding MELPTLKRKLKKAALLSICAVLFGAVFVVDVVNWSVDIEWGWLNAARHIFMAGAFVALYFLLESLWKREQSAVKKLGFGLILVVPVGLGVGLLSFALSNSFEVKNEALIPTGFDAVIFANVFGVVVGSTMLIVGLILRDLILARRRKGSRRNFLILLGLLLACALSTLPYGQLERGELPMGIFVLAIIAMIVNSFRLSWIVYLSKREKLFSMGYGFILFCAFIAFAIAAFGEGSISTALTFYSRPLVALVRGVTLWGAIYFGMTFASTLFHLPTAEAFDRKSTEVSSLHNLSKLVTQVFDFNDLVDSVTKMTLEVCEAKSSWLEIINLTQGQPAPRGPFGGAHSNHLGETVALKNISREDTDAIMMSEGQSIRKLVLNLRKPVVIDSVRQDRRTQHLKDLNNKFSSMVIVPLLSHETVLGILYATKDMEFGFDKEDVELISAFADQATIAIENSRLIEKSLERERLMREMMLAQDMQRKLLPQSIPGLVQVDLDALSTPAFEVGGDYYDFAMLDDHNLGILVGDVSGKGVSAAFYMAEMKGIFQSLCRIERSPAKFLASAQEALIGTIDKRSFISLIYAVLDLRSGVMTVARAGHCPMLFRSGGKTSYIKPTGLGLGMGTSMFFKKTIAEETVRFSVGDYAVFYTDGVTEARPKNGDEFGYERLEEVIQTADVTSAVGMRDSIVMAVDTHMQHEPPEDDLTLVVLRWTGKSN
- a CDS encoding STAS domain-containing protein, which encodes MSTFKINVRESSNVQVLDLKGYLDAHTAPDLEKAFQDLLDGKKYKIIVNCKDLTYISSAGLGVFMAYIEDVRKNQGDIKLSNMSPKVFNVFDLLGFPLLYDITKDEAEAVQKFTSLKK
- a CDS encoding ATP-binding protein, which encodes MNVKTEHLHIPSQTGKLNLVRNFIFEAALRFGFDEEAAGKIMLAVDEACTNVIKHSYEFSTTKGIDLEILAHDTRFEVVIIHKGKPFDPESVKTPDMKKYFSQFRRGGLGMHLMRSLMDKVEYKTLPGSRNEVHLVKFLSGNSNH